The genomic segment GGTAGGCTGGATGACCGAGCAAGCCGAACCGGCCGTTCGATGGCACGTTCGCGATTACGAGGTTGCTGAGGCTATACTTGGAGGTGGCGCGGACCCGAGGAAGGTGAATCGCAAGAGTGGCCCGCCCCGTCAACCGCCATGCCTTCCCGACGACCGCCCGGAACCGGCAAACGCCCCCGCCGACCAACCCGACCCGCAGGCCACCGCCGAACCCACCAACGGGGAACGGGCCGACGACGCCACCGACTCGCCGACATGGAACGAACTGGGGGAAGCGAAAAAGACAATACTCACAGTACTCGCCCGCGCTGCGGACCCGATGCAGAACCCAGCAGTGGCACAGAAGGCAGGGTACAAACCCGGCACACTTCGACATCACTACGGCGGCCTAAAGGACTGGCGGTTCGTGGAATTGACCAAAGACGGGTACAGGATCACGCCCGCGGGTCGAGCGCTCATCCCTCCCGACAAGGTGTGAGTCGATGTGAGTCGGTGTGAGCGCTCACACGTCACTCACACCGACTCACACGGACACACGCGATGATACCTGTGTGCGACATCCGCCCGCAGGAGATCACCGCATGTCCGCGACCCTGTTACCGACCGATCCGCCGATTCTTCTACCCGACCCGGACGCGATCCGCGCCGCCATCGACGCGGCCGACGAACGGTCGCGCCTGCTCCGCCGGTTGCTGCGGCTGGCGCTTCGTCTGCAACTCCACCTGACCACCGCCGCCAACCTGCCCGCGCCGACCGAACGGCGGGAGGTGTCGCATGTCTGATCTGCCCACCACACCGCCGGCCCCGGCCGCGGACCTCGACGCCCTGCTGACCCAGCTCCGCGACCGACTGGCACCGCCCGCCGAGCTCCTGACGCGGGACGCGCTCGCCGCGCTGCTCGACATTGGCGTTTCGACCCTCGACCGGCTCAACGCGGCCGGGCGGATCGGGCCGCGCCCGGTGCGGCTGGGCGGGGCGCTCCGCTGGCACCGCGCCGAAGTCCTGGCGTGGCTCGCCCAGCGCGACCCCCGCGGCGAGCTGCACGACGCGGCCACCTGGCCGGCCGTCTGGGACGCGCTCCGCCGCCGCACCGCTACCAAGTGACCGATTCCAACTTCCAACGCACAACGGGCCGGGTGCCCTGGCAAGCATCCCCGACCCGTTGCGATAGGTGAAACCTATGTCCAATCTACCAGACGATAGGCAGGTTGGGGAGGCGCTGAAACGCGCCGCTCACCGCCTGCTCGAAGCGCACCGCGAACGGCTCATCCGCCGCGCCCGTCGGGCGCTGCTCTGTCACCTGCTCGCACACCGCACCGCGACCATCGACGCCGTTCGCGCCGCGGTCGCCGTCCCGCCCGGCGTGAACCCGAAAGCATTCGGGAGCGTGCCGGGACCGCTGGCACTGGCCCGCATCATCCGCCCCGCCGGGGCGCGGAAGACGGCCCGCGCCATCGGGCACGCCCGACCGGTCACTGTCTGGGAGCTGGCCGACCGCGCCGAAGCGCTCGCATGGCTCGACACTCACCCCGACCTGCCCGAACCCGGCCCCGCGGTCGATGACCCGGCCGACCCGTTCGCGCTCTGACACCCGCACCCGGAGTAACCGTGCCGACCGACCCCGCCGAGCGGGAGGGCATGCACCGCGTGAGCGCATCCCACCCGTGCCCCGTTTGCGATAAACCCGATTGGTGCCTTGTCTCGCCCGACGGTCACGTTGCCATCTGTCAGCGTGTCGAGAGTTCGACCCGCTGCGGCGATGCGGGCTGGCGACACCGACTGACCGACCCCGCCCCGCCCGCCGTCGGGACCGCGGACGAAACCGCCCGGCGCGCCGACGGACTGGCCGGCGCTGGCCCGGCGGTTCGCCGCCGACCTCGACGCCGACCGCCGGGCGAAACTCGCCGCGAAGCTGGGGCTACCCGCCGACGCCCTGGACGCGCTCCCCCTGCTCGGCTTCCGGGCAGATGATCCGTCCGGCCCCTGCTTCACCTTCGCGGAAGTGGACGCGGCCGGGAAGGTGGTAGGGCTGAACCGCCGGTTCGGGAACGGCTCGAAGAAAGCGATGCCCGGCAGCAAGCGCGGCTTGACCCTGCCGACCGGCTGGCGCGATCGGCCCGGCCCGGTGTTCGTGGTCGAGGGGCCGACCGATGCGGCCGCGCTGACTGCCGCGGGACTGGCCGCGGTCGGCCGACCCTCGAACGCGGGCGGGGGAAGCTGCTCGCCGCACTGCTCCGCGACCTCGACTCCGACCGCCACCTTCTGATTGTTGCGGAGAATGATCGGAAGGAAGCGGGCGCGAGTGGCCGGGCCGCGACGGAGCTCAGTCCGTTGCCCGCGGGCTGTACGCCGCCCTCCGCCGGCCGATCCGCTGGCGCTCCCCCGGCCGACGCGAAGGACGTGCGCGACTGGTTGACTGACGACGCCCGCGCCGCTCTGCCCTGGGACCGGCGCGGGGCGGAACTGCGCGACCACCTGACCGCCGCGGCTGAAGTCATCGGCCCGCCCGACCCGCCACCCGACCCGCCGGCCGGTGCGGGCGCACGCACTCCCGCCGACGGCCCGAACGACGCGCCGGACAACCCGCACCGCCTGGCCGCCGGGTTCCTCGACAGCATCACCCCGGCCGGTTCGCCGCGACTGCTCCGGTTCTGGCGGGGCGATTTCCACCGCTACCGCGACGGCGCTTACCGCCCCGTGCCCGACGACGACCAGCGCGCCGAACTGACGCAGTACGTCCGCGCCGAATTCGTCCGGTCGAATGCCGCTGTGGTCGCCGCGTGCGAAGGCGAAGACGAGAAGAAGCAACCGCCGCGGGTGCGTCCGGTCACTTCCAAGATGATCGGGGACGTTCTTCAGGCGCTCCGCGGGTTGTGTCTGCTCCCGGCCGACACCGACGCGCCCGCGTGGATCGACGGCGCGACCGGCCCCGACCCCGCCGGACTGCTCCCCGTCGGCAACGGCATTCTCGACCTGGGCGCGCTGGTCGAGGGGCGCGGGCGCTGCCTGCTCCCGCCGTCGCCGCTGTTCTTCACCCACACCGCCGCGCCCTTCGACTTCGACCCGACTGCGCCCGCCCCGTGCGAGTGGCTGAAGTTCCTCCGCGAAGTCTGGCCCGACGACCCGGACAGCATCGCCACGTTGCAAGAGTGGTTCGGCTATATGCTCACACCCGACACGCGCCAGCAAAAGATTTTGTTCCTCCTGGGACCGCGCCGCGGCGGGAAGGGGACCATCACCCGCGTGTTGCGCGAACTGGTCGGCCCCGCGAACGTGGCCGGGCCGACGCTCGGCAGTCTTTCGACCAACTTCGGGCTGTGGCCCCTGCTCGGGAAGTCGGTTGCCATCGTTTCCGACGCCCGGCTGTCGGGCCGGTCGGATTCCGCCGTCATCACGGAACGGTTGCTCTCGATCAGCGGTGAGGACGCTTTGACCGTGGACCGGAAACACCGCGAACCGCTGACCGCGAAGTTGAACGCCCGGTTCGTGATCGTGTCGAACGAGCTGCCGCGGTTGGGGGACGCTTCGGGCGCGCTCGCCGGTCGGCTGATCCTGCTCCGGCTGACACGAAGTTGGTTCGGGAAGGAAGATCACCACCTGTTCGACCGACTGCGGGGCGAGCTACCCGGAATCCTGCTCTGGGCTGTCCAGGGGTGGCGACGACTCCGGGACCGCGGCCGGTTCGTTCAGCCGACCAGTGGGGCGGAACTGGTCGCGGACATGGAAGACCTGTCGTCGCCGGTCGGCGCGTTCGTGCGGGAGCGCTGCCGGATCGAGGCCGGATCGCGCGTCGAGGTGTGCGAACTGTACAGCGCGTGGCGCGCGTGGTGCGACGAACACGGGCGCAGGGAACCCGGCACCGAAGAGACGTTCGGCCGCGACCTCCGGGCCGCCGTTCCGAGTCTGGACAAGGCGCGGCCGCGCACGCGGGACGGGCGGTTGTACGTCTACGTCGGGATTCGGCTCCGCCGGGAGGCGGAAGCCGACGACGAACCCCCGCCGTCCGGCCCTGGTGGTCCGGGTGGTCGTAGCGACCACCCATTGCACGCACGGGCCGGAAACGGGGTTGAGAGCGCACGCGGGGAACACGCGGAGGGTGAGCGCAGCGCGGGAGTAGCTGCAATGGGCGGTCGCTACGACCACCCGGACCACCGCGCCCAAACCGACCGACCGCGGCCCCGGTTCACAAACAACGACCGACCGCATGAATGGAGGGAGTGATCGTGCCGACGACCGACCCCGACATCGTTCAGTATGCGTCAGTACCGGCGCCCGCACCGACCACCGCCGCCGAGCTGTTCGATCCGGGCGAACACCCCGTAAAGTGCGGGCAAATACGGGTACGAAGGCCGACCACCGCCGCCGAGCTGCTCGCCCTGGTCGAGCTCTTTGGCCCGACCGTCGAGGACGGGGCGCTGGTGTTCGACCGCGACCCGCCCGCGGATCTGCTCGCCGCCCTCCGCGTGCTGCATACCGGCATCCGCGCCGCCCTGACCGGCCGGAAATGGTACGGGTGCGGTTCGACCCGCAAGACCGCGGCCCCGCGCCCGCTCGACCCGTCCGACTTGATCCCGCCCGGCATCACCCTGTTGTGCGTCGAGGGTGACCAGCGCTGGGACCGCATTCACCCCGCCGCCCGTCTCGACCTGCCGCGCCTGTTCGCCCCGGAGGACCGTTGACCATGACCACCGCGACACCCGCCCCGCCGCTGAAGTGGCACGGCGGAAAACACTACCTGGCCGCGCGCATCGTGGCATTGATGCCGCCGCACACGCACTACGTCGAACCGTTCGCGGGCGGGCTGGCCGTGCTGCTGGCGAAGAACCCGGACGGGGTTTCCGAAGTGGTGAACGACCGGAACCGCGACCTGTCGAACTTCTGGCGGGTGTTGCAGGATGCCGACCCGTTCGACCGGTTCCGCCGCGCGGTCGAGGCCGTCCCGTTCTCCGAAGTGG from the Frigoriglobus tundricola genome contains:
- a CDS encoding helix-turn-helix transcriptional regulator; amino-acid sequence: MSDLPTTPPAPAADLDALLTQLRDRLAPPAELLTRDALAALLDIGVSTLDRLNAAGRIGPRPVRLGGALRWHRAEVLAWLAQRDPRGELHDAATWPAVWDALRRRTATK
- a CDS encoding DNA primase family protein yields the protein MPAGCTPPSAGRSAGAPPADAKDVRDWLTDDARAALPWDRRGAELRDHLTAAAEVIGPPDPPPDPPAGAGARTPADGPNDAPDNPHRLAAGFLDSITPAGSPRLLRFWRGDFHRYRDGAYRPVPDDDQRAELTQYVRAEFVRSNAAVVAACEGEDEKKQPPRVRPVTSKMIGDVLQALRGLCLLPADTDAPAWIDGATGPDPAGLLPVGNGILDLGALVEGRGRCLLPPSPLFFTHTAAPFDFDPTAPAPCEWLKFLREVWPDDPDSIATLQEWFGYMLTPDTRQQKILFLLGPRRGGKGTITRVLRELVGPANVAGPTLGSLSTNFGLWPLLGKSVAIVSDARLSGRSDSAVITERLLSISGEDALTVDRKHREPLTAKLNARFVIVSNELPRLGDASGALAGRLILLRLTRSWFGKEDHHLFDRLRGELPGILLWAVQGWRRLRDRGRFVQPTSGAELVADMEDLSSPVGAFVRERCRIEAGSRVEVCELYSAWRAWCDEHGRREPGTEETFGRDLRAAVPSLDKARPRTRDGRLYVYVGIRLRREAEADDEPPPSGPGGPGGRSDHPLHARAGNGVESARGEHAEGERSAGVAAMGGRYDHPDHRAQTDRPRPRFTNNDRPHEWRE